The following coding sequences are from one Ruminococcus flavefaciens AE3010 window:
- a CDS encoding AzlC family ABC transporter permease, translated as MKSRFLRGMSHGIPICLGYLSVSFGFGILAVKAGLSVFQASLISATNLTSAGQKAGLDVIAAGGALIEMVLLQLTVNIRYSLMALSLSQKLDKSFTTPHRFLASYGITDEIFAVCSAQKEPITPAYMYGMIFIAGLGWIVGTALGAAAGELLPAAVSTAMEIVLYGMFIAIVIPPAKKQHGVLFAAVIAAALSVMFKFAVPALSEGFAMIIAAVVSALMAALIFPIKEEEEAAA; from the coding sequence TTGAAAAGCAGATTTTTGCGCGGAATGTCACATGGGATACCGATATGTCTCGGGTACTTATCGGTATCCTTTGGTTTTGGCATATTAGCGGTCAAAGCGGGACTTTCCGTGTTTCAGGCGTCACTTATCTCTGCCACCAACCTTACATCGGCAGGACAAAAGGCAGGACTTGACGTAATAGCGGCAGGCGGAGCCCTCATAGAGATGGTGCTTTTACAGCTCACTGTCAATATCAGGTACTCCCTCATGGCGCTTTCACTTTCACAGAAGCTGGACAAGAGCTTCACCACACCACACAGGTTTTTGGCTTCATACGGTATAACCGACGAGATATTCGCGGTGTGCTCGGCACAGAAAGAGCCTATAACTCCCGCTTATATGTACGGAATGATATTCATTGCGGGTCTGGGCTGGATAGTTGGTACAGCTCTCGGAGCAGCGGCAGGAGAGCTTCTTCCTGCGGCGGTGAGCACGGCAATGGAGATAGTGCTCTACGGAATGTTCATAGCCATAGTCATACCCCCTGCGAAGAAGCAGCACGGCGTACTTTTTGCGGCAGTCATAGCGGCAGCTCTCAGCGTTATGTTCAAGTTTGCAGTCCCCGCACTCAGCGAGGGCTTTGCCATGATCATCGCGGCAGTTGTATCCGCACTGATGGCAGCGCTTATCTTTCCAATTAAGGAAGAAGAGGAGGCGGCTGCATGA
- a CDS encoding AzlD domain-containing protein encodes MSILIYIAVMAVVTYLIRMLPFAFFRKKIKSRFFRSFLYYIPYAVLSAMTIPAIFYTTHNIWTAVAGTAVALLLAFLEMPLIVVALAASAAAFIVGLFM; translated from the coding sequence ATGAGCATATTGATATACATAGCGGTAATGGCAGTAGTCACCTACCTGATACGCATGCTGCCCTTTGCCTTTTTCAGAAAGAAGATAAAGTCGCGGTTTTTCAGGAGCTTCCTGTACTACATACCCTATGCGGTACTGAGCGCCATGACCATACCCGCTATATTTTATACAACACATAATATATGGACGGCAGTTGCAGGCACGGCAGTAGCATTGCTGCTTGCATTTTTGGAGATGCCGCTGATAGTGGTAGCCCTTGCGGCTTCGGCAGCGGCGTTTATAGTAGGATTATTCATGTAA
- a CDS encoding terminase small subunit, producing MNRNTKAKLNSFCCNYVVLGSAEEAAVRAGFPRETALSEGIELLKTEECRQLIAQLREVLTDSGSVAAGLKRLAFGSCTDAVYLVFADELPPAEVIGKLDLFNVSEIKRVKGGGVEVKLFDRMKALEKLFELENAFNDRGRAESLIKALTAEEESESLDDN from the coding sequence TTGAACAGAAACACTAAAGCAAAGCTTAACTCATTCTGCTGCAATTACGTTGTCCTCGGCAGTGCTGAGGAGGCGGCGGTACGCGCAGGCTTTCCCCGTGAGACTGCTCTCTCGGAGGGGATAGAGCTTCTTAAAACAGAGGAGTGCCGACAGCTGATAGCGCAGCTTCGGGAGGTGCTCACCGACAGCGGAAGCGTAGCCGCAGGACTCAAAAGGCTTGCATTCGGCAGCTGCACCGACGCGGTGTATCTGGTGTTTGCGGACGAGCTTCCCCCTGCGGAGGTCATCGGAAAGCTTGACCTGTTCAACGTTTCCGAGATAAAGCGGGTAAAGGGCGGCGGAGTTGAGGTAAAGCTCTTTGACAGAATGAAGGCGCTGGAGAAGCTGTTCGAGCTGGAAAATGCTTTCAATGACCGCGGCAGGGCGGAAAGCCTTATAAAAGCCCTTACTGCGGAGGAGGAGAGTGAGAGCCTTGACGATAATTGA
- a CDS encoding PBSX family phage terminase large subunit: MKWWNMRSYGDRDAIICDGAVRSGKTLSMSLGFIFWAGRCFDGGAFAMCGKTITSLRRNVITPMLPLLADYGFTVREKVSSNYFDMTFLGRTNRVYLFGGRDESSAALIQGMTLSGVFFDEVALMPRSFVEQALARCSVSGSKMWFNCNPDNPSHWFYNEWIKKIREKNALYLHFTMDDNPSLSEKVRERYKRMYSGTFYDRFVLGKWTASQGVVYPMFSEKQHVFSGDVDCERFVISCDYGTVNPASFGLWGLHDGVWYRLAEYYYSSKREGACRTDEEHYEALEELAGSRHIEKVIVDPSAASFIECIRRHGRFRVVKAENDVISGIRQVSSALKQGKLRFHESCRDILREFALYSWNEKAGADAPIKENDHAMDDMRYFVADMVDQHSGSEFIALSVSR, from the coding sequence ATGAAATGGTGGAATATGCGGAGCTACGGCGACCGCGACGCCATTATATGTGACGGAGCTGTGCGAAGCGGCAAGACTCTTTCCATGTCGCTGGGATTCATATTCTGGGCAGGCAGGTGCTTCGACGGAGGGGCTTTTGCCATGTGCGGCAAGACCATAACGTCCCTGCGCAGAAATGTCATAACTCCCATGCTTCCTTTGCTGGCAGACTACGGCTTTACCGTCCGCGAAAAGGTCAGCAGCAACTATTTCGATATGACCTTCCTCGGCAGGACCAACAGGGTGTACCTCTTCGGCGGCAGGGACGAGAGCTCCGCGGCGCTGATACAGGGAATGACTCTTTCGGGAGTATTCTTCGACGAGGTTGCACTCATGCCCCGCTCATTTGTCGAGCAGGCACTGGCACGCTGTTCGGTCAGCGGCTCAAAGATGTGGTTCAACTGCAATCCCGACAATCCGTCCCACTGGTTCTACAATGAGTGGATAAAGAAGATACGGGAGAAAAACGCCCTGTATCTCCACTTCACCATGGACGACAATCCCTCTCTTTCCGAGAAGGTGAGGGAGCGCTACAAGCGTATGTATTCGGGAACGTTCTACGACCGCTTCGTGCTGGGAAAATGGACTGCCTCACAGGGCGTGGTATATCCCATGTTCAGCGAAAAGCAGCATGTTTTCAGCGGTGATGTGGACTGCGAGAGATTTGTCATCTCCTGCGATTACGGCACGGTAAATCCCGCCTCATTCGGTCTGTGGGGACTTCATGACGGAGTCTGGTACAGACTGGCGGAGTACTACTACTCCTCAAAACGAGAGGGAGCATGCCGCACCGACGAGGAGCACTACGAAGCTCTTGAGGAGCTTGCAGGCAGCAGGCACATCGAAAAGGTCATAGTAGACCCATCGGCGGCAAGCTTCATCGAGTGTATACGCCGACACGGAAGATTCCGTGTGGTAAAGGCGGAAAACGATGTTATATCGGGTATCCGTCAGGTGAGCTCCGCACTGAAGCAGGGAAAGCTCAGATTCCACGAATCATGCAGGGATATACTGCGGGAGTTCGCACTTTACAGCTGGAACGAAAAGGCAGGGGCTGACGCTCCAATAAAGGAAAACGATCACGCAATGGACGATATGCGCTATTTTGTGGCGGATATGGTCGATCAACACAGCGGCAGCGAATTTATTGCCCTGTCTGTATCCAGATAA